A segment of the Entomomonas moraniae genome:
GATAATGTTACTGCTAAACCAATTGCTGCCAATTTATGAAATCGCGCCATGATAAATCCCTAAGACTCTATTAGAATAGAATAATTCTATCCAACTAAACTTTTATAACACCAAAACAGAAAAATTATCTTATATATAAAGGTGATGCCTATTAATGAATACTTCGTAATTTAGAACACAGGATATCAAAAACAACAGGCAAAACCATACTTCTATTACTATATTGTTACAGTTTATATTATAAGGGGCTATTTATTCAACCAATATCATATAAATCGCTATAATTTTCTAACAGTTAAGTATTTTTTCTGACATATTTTACTTTTTACTTGATGCTTTATCTGTCACAACCCATTTATTACCGTCATAAAAAGCTTTCCAACCCGTTGGTTTTCCATTCACCTCCGTTTGGACATACTGTTCCTTAGTTTTACGACTAAAACGAATAATAGTCAAATTACCATCAGTATCTTTAACGGGTGCTTCACACAAATAATGATATTTGGGATCAATTTCTGTTTTATGTGGTATTAACTCTTTAACAAGTGGCGCCCTAGTTTCACGCTTTTTAGGAAATTGACTTGCCGCAAGAAATAATCCCGAAGCACCATCACGCAATACATAAGTATCATCAACCTTTTCACATTTCAACTCAGGCATAGGAACAGGATCAATCTTAGGGGGCGCAGGTTGGCCATTCTTTAATAATTTACGAGTATTTTTACAACTTTCATTTGTACAGGCAAAGAACTTACCAAAACGTCCCGTTTTTAGCTGCATCTCACTGCCACAACGATCACACTCTAAAAGAGGGCCGTCATAACCTTTGATCTTAAAGTTACCTTCTTCCAGCTGATAACCGTCACAATCTGGATTATTACCACAGATATGTAACTTGTGATGCTCATCCATCAGATAAGCATCCATAGCAGTAGAGCATTTAGGACAACGCAATTTGTTATGTAAAACCCGTGCTTCTGACTCCCCTTCATCGTCTTGTGCTATTTCATCGCCAGAAATCAGGTTCACAGTGGCTTTACAACGTTCTTTGGGTGATAAATTATAACCAGAACACCCTAAAAATACCCCTGTTGAGGCAGTACGAATCATCATATCACGCCCACACTCTTTACATTTAATCAAGGGGGTCAACGTTGGGGTATTAGAACGCATACCACCATCATCTTGCTCTGCCTTTTCTAATCTTAAACTAAAACCTTTATAAAAATTATCTAATAGTTTCTTCCATACCAAATCACCTTCGGCAATTTGATCCAGACTCTCTTCCATATTGGCCGTAAAGTTATAATCCATTAAATCGGAAAAACTTTCACTTAAGCGCTCAGTCACAATATCGCCCATTTTTTCTGCATAAAAACGACGATTCTGTAGTTTTACATAGCCACGATCTTGAATAGTGGAAATAATAGATGCATAGGTTGAAGGACGACCAATACCCCGCCTCTCTAATTCTTTAACCAGTGTTGCTTCAGAATAACGAGGTGAAGGCTTCGTAAAATGTTGTGAAGGAGTCAACTTAATTAATGTTAATATCTCTCCTTCATTAACAGAGGGCAACACTTGGTCTTCAGCATTTTTAGTGATAGCGCCCAACACTTTGGTGTAACCATCAAACTTCAAGATACGTCCTTTAGCTTTTAGCTCAAATTCATTTGCTTGCACTGTCAATGTCGTTGATAGGTATTCCGCGGGAGGCATTTGACAAGCCACAAATTGACACCAAATCAGCTCATATAAACGCTCTGCATCACGCTCCATATTACTAAGTTGAGTTGACTTTAAGTGTACATCAGAAGGACGAATCGCTTCATGCGCTTCTTGCGCATTTTCTTTACTGCTATAAACAAGTGGTTTAGCAGGTAAGTACTTTTTACCATATTTCGTTTCTATGTATTCACGTACCATATTCACAGCATCTTGAGATAGATTAGTTGAATCAGTACGCATATAAGTGATATAACCCGCTTCATACAAGCGCTGCGCCATCATCATCGTTTTCTTCACAGAAAAACCTAAACGTGTACTTGCAGCTTGTTGTAGAGTCGAAGTAATAAAAGGAGCCGAAGGTTTACTACTAGTAGGTTTATCTTCACGCTTAACAACTTTGTAAGAAGCTTTATTTAATACCGCTAATGCTTGATCTGTCTGAGCTTTATTAATCGGGCGAAAAGCTTCTCCCTTATATTTAACCACATCCAAACCAATCGCTTCTTTTTTGGCGTTCATAGTATCAGCAGCCACTTGCCAAAACTCTTCAGGAACAAATGCACGTATTTCCTGCTCACGCTCAACAATTAATTTTACAGCGACAGATTGCACACGTCCGGCAGAAAGCCCTCTAGCAATTTTTTTCCATAATAAAGGAGAAACCATGAAACCAACAACACGATCTAAAAAACGACGAGCTTGCTGTGCATTAACACGATTAATATCTAGTTCACCAGGCTCAGAGAAGGCCCCCTTAATAGCCTTTTGTGTAATCTCATTAAATACAACCCGCTTATAGCGTGTTTCGTCACCACCAATCGCTTCGCGCAAATGCCAAGCGATAGCTTCCCCCTCTCTATCCAAGTCGGTTGCGAGATAGATGGTATCGGCTTCTTTAGCTAATTTCTTTAATTCGTCAACAACTTTCTCTTTACCAGGAAGTATTTCATAATGGGCTTTCCAGCCATGTTCTGGGTCAACCCCCATACGGTTAAATAACTGTTGCTTTGCACGCTCTTTGGAGGTTAGACTCGTATCAGCTTTCTTTCCTTTACTCGCAGACGTGGTTTTAGCAGCCCCCGTAGGCAAATCACGAATATGCCCAACACTTGACTTAACAATGTATTGATTACCTAAATATTTGTTAATTGTCTTGGCTTTAGCTGGAGACTCAACAATGACCAGTGACTTACCCATATAAACAGTATTTCCTTAATAAAAAGAATTTAAAAAAATAACGACTATTGTCTTCTATTTATAGTGTTATCATATTTTTTAATCAAGAGTAAATAGATTTTTAACATTTATTCATAAGTTGTTTGTGGCAACTCGTTTGTTAAATTTCGGTAATTTAAACCCTATAATAGCTCTTAACAAAAGGGCTGTAGCAATGACTAGGGGATAATACCATGCATTATTATTTAACTGTAATAGACTGTTATCAAAAGGATGCATAAAATAAAAATGGTAATAGATAAAACACCCAACAATATAGCCTAAAAAAATAGAAAAGGGATAACGCCACAAAGGGTATTGAAGTAACAGGATAAAACCAAGTAGCGATAACGTGAACAAAGCTAATCCAATTCCCACACCTATTGAAAGAACAGGATAACTAGAAAAGATATTCAGCAAATCGGCGACTTGGTCAATCGTTAATAAATGGAATGAGTAAAAAAACTCAATGCTTAATACAAACGCACCGATTGCTATAAATAATAAGATCAGACG
Coding sequences within it:
- the topA gene encoding type I DNA topoisomerase yields the protein MGKSLVIVESPAKAKTINKYLGNQYIVKSSVGHIRDLPTGAAKTTSASKGKKADTSLTSKERAKQQLFNRMGVDPEHGWKAHYEILPGKEKVVDELKKLAKEADTIYLATDLDREGEAIAWHLREAIGGDETRYKRVVFNEITQKAIKGAFSEPGELDINRVNAQQARRFLDRVVGFMVSPLLWKKIARGLSAGRVQSVAVKLIVEREQEIRAFVPEEFWQVAADTMNAKKEAIGLDVVKYKGEAFRPINKAQTDQALAVLNKASYKVVKREDKPTSSKPSAPFITSTLQQAASTRLGFSVKKTMMMAQRLYEAGYITYMRTDSTNLSQDAVNMVREYIETKYGKKYLPAKPLVYSSKENAQEAHEAIRPSDVHLKSTQLSNMERDAERLYELIWCQFVACQMPPAEYLSTTLTVQANEFELKAKGRILKFDGYTKVLGAITKNAEDQVLPSVNEGEILTLIKLTPSQHFTKPSPRYSEATLVKELERRGIGRPSTYASIISTIQDRGYVKLQNRRFYAEKMGDIVTERLSESFSDLMDYNFTANMEESLDQIAEGDLVWKKLLDNFYKGFSLRLEKAEQDDGGMRSNTPTLTPLIKCKECGRDMMIRTASTGVFLGCSGYNLSPKERCKATVNLISGDEIAQDDEGESEARVLHNKLRCPKCSTAMDAYLMDEHHKLHICGNNPDCDGYQLEEGNFKIKGYDGPLLECDRCGSEMQLKTGRFGKFFACTNESCKNTRKLLKNGQPAPPKIDPVPMPELKCEKVDDTYVLRDGASGLFLAASQFPKKRETRAPLVKELIPHKTEIDPKYHYLCEAPVKDTDGNLTIIRFSRKTKEQYVQTEVNGKPTGWKAFYDGNKWVVTDKASSKK